Genomic segment of Chloracidobacterium sp. N:
AACCGGCCTTACCCCAGGCGATGCCCGCCACCGAGACCGAGAAGGCTCTCCAATAACCGGACCGAACAGCAAATTTTTCACTTCCACTCAAATCACAGGACGGATATTTGGCGTCGGTCCTTTCTAGCCTCTGCTTAACCTAAAGCAAGCGCCAACTGGGCAGCCTTACTTGACTTTAGAAGTTCAAAAGGTGCTGTTTCACATCCAGGTTTTATCAGCAAAACTTCTTCTATTGAATTTCGCAGATTTTCACTTGAACCTACATGGTAAAAATGCATAAAGCTTTTTACGACCAATCCATCCAGGTAATACTCAAGGTGCTCATTAATCCGGTATTTATTCTGCTTCCACATAGACAATGCAAAGCCACAGGGTAAGCTCTTGATAATTCTTGCCAACTCCAGGGCTTCACGTTCTGACCACCTTTGGTAATAGTCAGCGTGCCTACCTACATACGGAGGATCGAGGTAAACAAAGTCATCTTTTGATAGGCCTTCAAGGCACTTTCGCCAGTCTTCATTACGAAACTCCCAATCCTTATTGCAGACCATCTTTTTGATTTTGAGAACCTGATTAACTATCTTGGTCACATACGCTGGACGAAAACGATCCAGCTTTCGGCAGAATGGAACATTGAATTGACCTTTGCTATTAAAGCGCATAAC
This window contains:
- a CDS encoding Dam family site-specific DNA-(adenine-N6)-methyltransferase, which gives rise to MTSQKLPWMIEKVIVPPIKCQGIKTKLVKFILSNTSWSGKGRWVEPFLGSGVVLFNLQPERALVNDINPHIINLYRMIYEGSLSPEEVGRYLTAEGKRLLSKGEEHYYFIRERFNKTGDPLDFIFLNRSCFNGVMRFNSKGQFNVPFCRKLDRFRPAYVTKIVNQVLKIKKMVCNKDWEFRNEDWRKCLEGLSKDDFVYLDPPYVGRHADYYQRWSEREALELARIIKSLPCGFALSMWKQNKYRINEHLEYYLDGLVVKSFMHFYHVGSSENLRNSIEEVLLIKPGCETAPFELLKSSKAAQLALALG